The Variovorax sp. RA8 genomic sequence CCTGGCACCGTGGTGGACGTGATCAACGTCTCGACGGGGCGCAACAACACGACGGAGAACAAGGCCCGCCAGTTCATGCTGAGCGCCTCATTCGACTCCGGATTCTCGTTGGCGCTGGCCGCCAAGGACGTGGGGATCGCGGCAGCACTCGGACCGACGCTCGGGCAGCGGATGGGCTTGGCGCAATATGTTCGTCAGATGGCGGGTGATGCTTCGCATGCGTTGGGGCCGAACGCGGACCACACCGAGATGTACCGCTATGTGGGCAAAGAGTAAGTGCGCAGGAGGTGAGAGCTGCCGACGGTCAAGCGGTGACCAGATTCCTCGGGTTGCCACGCACGAAGGCCTCGATGTTGTCAACCAGCTGATCGGCTAAAGATTGCACTGCTTCGTCGCTCGCCCATGCTACGTGCGGTGTGAGTATGAAATCGGGTTGATGTAGGAGCTCCAAGAAGGGATGCCCAGTCGGCGGTGGCTCGACGCTCGTCACGTCGAACGCAGCGCCACCGATGTGCCCTGCGTCCAGTGCGGGGCCGACCGCTGCCTCGTCCACCAATCCACCGCGGGCGGTGTTGGCCTGGCTGCTGCCGTTAGAAATTCTCAGCCGAAGGATGGCGGATGCCGACAGCAGACCTTGGCAATTTTTCATCGCTGACGACCGGTCTACCTTGCGAAACTTGACCTTCCCCCGACATGGTTGAGGAAATCCGAGTTCGGCGACGTGCTCGGCAACCTCTCCGAGCCTAAACTCGCCCACAATTTCTTCTGACGAAGCAAAATAAAATGAGGCGACCCGCTTCCAGCGAGGTAGCCCAGGAAGCGATTCGTCGACTACGTCGGCGAAGACAATCCGATGCGCATCGTCGATGCGTTCGTCGGCGAGCTTGATCTCCCATGCTCTCGGCTTTGAAGGCGCCGATCCCGCAGCCACCGGGCGGCCCGGCTACGACCCGTCGGTCCTGCCCAAGCTGTACATCTACGGCTATCTCAATCGCATTCAGTCGAGCCGCCGGCTGGAGCGCGAGGCGCAGCGCAACATCGCCGATCCATGAATGCTCACACCACCCTCTGTCGGCTCGCCCAGTTGGCCGCGATGTTCGATGCGGCGCCCTGCAGTTGTTTCAAGTGCCGGGCCACGACGTCGCCGCGAGCGTCGAAGCGCTTCAACCACACAACATTGATGCACGCGATGACCCGCGCGCCATGCATCACCGGAACGGCAATGGCCGAGAGCTGGTCGTCGAAGCGCTCGATCGCCTCGTCGTGCCCGCCAAAGCTGGAGTCACGTTCCGCATAGCCTTTCTTGTGCACTGATTGGCGAATCAGTTCCATCTCGCGCGCGACGGATTCAGCGCCTACATGCAGGCGGCGCCCCAGCTGCCGTGCAAGGCGCACGCGCTCGTCGGACGGGCAATGTGCCACGTAAGCGCGCCCCACGGCGGAGCGCAGCAGGTCGATAGTGTGTCCGATCTCGTCGCGATTTACGGCCAGGCCGCTGTTGCGCCGCGTGGTCTCGAGCAGGCGCATGCAGACCCCGTCCTTCACCGCCAGGTCGGAGGGCCAGACGACGAGTGCGCGCAGCGCTTCTAGGGCCGGCATGGCCGCTGCGATGAGCTGCTGGTGCTGGAGCGTGAGGATGCGGGTCGGCACGAACTCGACCGCCGGCCGCCACAGGCCGTCGCCCTCGGCTCGCCAGACGGCGCGCTCCTGTTCGAGCGTGCGCATGAGCCGCAGCAGCGTCGCCTTGGGCAGCCCCGTCTCGCGCTGAACGTCGGCCAACGTCGCCTTGCCCAGGCGTTGCAGCACGCGCAGCACCTGCATCGCGCGGGTCACGCTCCGCACCATTTCTTCGGTAGGCATGTGTCATCTCGAACGTTCCGCCAGCCGGAACGATGACCGATATTCGTTGAATCCACCGGTCGCGGCAACTACGCTTGCATCCATCTTGAATGGAGGCAATCGTGGTCCGCAACATTCTCTTTATCATGGCCGACCAGCTGCGCTGGGACTACCTGTCGTGCGCCGGGCACCCGACGCTGCAAACGCCGAACATCGATGCACTGGCATCGCGCGGCGTTCGCTTCAGCAACGCGTTCGTGCAGGGGCCGGTGTGCGGCGCCTCGCGCATGTCGACCTACACGGGCCGCTACGTGTCGAGCCACGGCTCGGCCTGGAATTTCGTGCCGCTGTCGGTCGGCCAGAAGACCCTGGGCGACCACCTGCGACCGCACGGCATCCGCTGTGCGGTGGTCGGCAAGACGCACGTCGAGCCGGACGTCGACGGCGCCTGCCGGCTCGGCGTCGACACCACGAAGCAGCCAGGCTCGCTCGCCATGGAGGGCGGTTTCGACCCTTATGAACGCGACGACGGCATCTGGCCGCCCGGCTTCAAGGTGGAAGGCAATCGCTACTGCGACTACCTGCGCGCCCAGGGCTACGAGGGCGACAACCCCTGGCACGACCATGCAAACTCAGCACTCGATGCCGACGGCAACATCCTGTCGGGCTGGGAGATGCGCTGGGCCGACCGACCCGCCCGCGTGGAGGAAATCCACAGCGAGACGCCCTACATGACCCGCCGCGCGATGGATTTCATCATCGAGCAAGGCGACAACCCCTGGGTGCTGCATCTGTCCTACATCAAGCCGCACTGGCCCTACGTCGCGCCGGCGCCCTACCATGCGATGTACACGGCAGCGGAGGTGCTTGCGCCGGTGCGCAGCGATCGCGAACGGGTCGACGCCCACCCCGTGGTGCACGGCTTCCGGCAGACCGACCCCAGCCTCAGCTTCAGCCGTGACGAGGTGCGCGCTACCGTGATCCCGACCTACATGGGGTTGATCAAGCAGCTCGACGACCAGCTCGGCCAACTGTTCGCGTTCCTGCGCGACCGCGGCATCGACCGCGACACGCTGATCGTCTTCACCAGCGACCACGGCGACTACCTCGGCGACCACTGGCTCGGCGAAAAGGAGTTGTTCCACGACACCATCGTCAAGGTGCCGATGATCGTCGTGGACCCGCGCGCCGAGGCCGACGCGACGCGCGGCACGACGATCGACGCGCTGGTGGAAGCCATCGACCTGGTGCCGACCTTCCTTGACGCGCTCGGGCTGCCCGGCGCGCCCGAGTGGCTCGAGGGCGTGTCGCTGCAACCTCTGCTGCAAGGCCGGGCGCAGACGCCGACACGCGACACGATTTTCAGCGAAAACAGCTATGCGTTCCGCGATGTCGTCCGGCTGCCGGTCCACCGGCCAGTAGACGGCTGCCAGATGACGATGGTGCGAACCGAGCGCTGGAAATACATCCACTACGAAGGCCTGCGCCCACAACTGTTCGACCTGCAGAGCGACCCCGACGAGTTCGACGACCTCGGGACCGATCCTGCGCACGCCGCGGTGCGCGAAGAGATGGCCGAGCGGATGTTCGCGTGGCTGCGCCAGCGCAAGCGTTTTCCCACCATCAGCCACGGGGACATCGAGCGATGGAACCGCTGCGAGGTGGAGACCGGCATTCAGATCGGCATGTGGTGAGCCACCCGCCGTGCATTCAATCGCCAACTAAAGCCCCAGGAGACAGACGATGAAGAACGTGATCAAAGGCATGGCCGCCGTCGCCGTGACTGCCATTTCACTGGCTGCAGGCGCGCAAGCCTGGCCGACCAAGCCGGTCAAGTTGCTGGTGTCCTTTCCACCCGGCGCTCCCGGCGACATAGTAGCCCGTCTGCTGCAGCCGCAACTGCAGCAGGCATTGGGACAACCCGTGATCGTGGACAACCGCCCCGGGGCTGGCGGCAACATCGGCGCACTGGAGGTCGCGCGCGCCACCGACGGACACACCTTTCTGGTCGGGCCGGACACCATGTTGACGGTAAACCCGCATCTCTACCGCAAGCTGGCCTTCAAGCCCATAGAGGACTTGGTCCCCGTGACCTACCTGGCACGCTTCAACCAGTTGCTTGCTTGCCATCCGTCGGCCGGCGTGAAGTCGCTCAGTGAATTCACTGCGCTGGCGAAGAAGGCGCCCTTCAACTATGCATCCGGCGGACCGGGCGTGCCGGGGCACCTGGCGATGGAACTTCTGATGTCGGAAACCGGCGCCACCCTCAACCACGTGCCCTACCGCGGCCCTGCCCCCGCGACCCAGGACCTGTTGGGCGGCGTGGTGCCGTGCGGCTTCCTGGCGACGCCCGTCGTCGGTCCGCATGTGCGAGCCGGCAAGCTCGTCGCGCTGGCGGTCTCGGGCAGCAAGCGGACGGCGTCCCTGCCCAACGTGCCGACCGTTGACGAGGCCGGCATCCGCGGTTACGACGCTTCGTTCTTCGAGATCGTCGCTGCGCCCAAGGGCACGCCGGGCGCAGTCGTCGATCGCTTGCAGCAGGAAATCGCGAAAGCACTGAACAACCCGGATACACGCGCCTCGCTGGCGGGCGCCGACCTCGAAGTGCTGGCCTGGAACCCGGCCGACGCCGCCAAACAGATGCGGGCAGACCACGAAAAGTGGGGAGTAGTGAACGAGAGGATTAGACTCCAGTTGGACTGACGGACGCTGCACCGCCCACGCGCCCCGATGGTCGCGTGTTGCCCCATGCGCTGAATCGATCGGATCTCGTCGGCGGATGCCACATCCACCACCAGGGACCGCATCATCCGAGAAGCGCATCCTGGACGACCTTCAGACGGCTTCCCCCGATGTCACCGGAAACCGCCTCCGCGAGGAGCGCGTGAGGCGTCTGCACCAAGTTGATTGCGAAGAAGGTGCGTGAGAAGGATGCTCCGCAATCCTCCGGAGAGGGTGCGGATCGCGCCGCGTGACCAGAGGGTCGCCCCCGTCGCTCGCCCCCCTACAGGATTCAAGCCCGCCAGGTTCACGCCTCGCGGGATTTTCAGTTTTCGGTGACAGCCGGCTGAGTGATTCCAGATCCCCGGATTTCACCGCCACCAGATTCCCCACGTCACGGAGCGCGACAGCAACCTGCCCGATGCGCAGGACCTCACCACGCGATGTGGTCATCCAGAGCGGCACGCGCCACGCCTGGCGCGACAAGAGCGACAAACCGGCGACCATGCTGTTCGTCCTCGTCGGCGCGAAGCGCGCCTGAGTTCAGGTCGTCTTTGCGACACGGACAGCGGACACTCCGGTCAAATGTCAGGTTGAAGTCCTGGTCGAACGCCCACTGATCATGATGGTGCGCGTGATGGGAGCTGGCCGATTCGTGCCAGCTCCCGCCCTAAACGTCGATGACCGTTGTCGCCCAAATACCCGCCGTTGAGCGTTCGAAGGCGACAGACCGCAGTGGGCCAATTCTGTTGAAAAACTCGTCATCATCGCTGCGCTGCGCGCGAGGCTCCGTACTTTTTGATGGGTTTCGAGTTCGTCGCTGGATCTAGTTTGACGCGAGGTCCTTTTCGGGGCCTTTCATGCCGGCCTGAACTGCATCACTTGCCCGCTTGGTACCAAGCGCTTCGCCATGCGCCTCAAGTTCTGAGCGGTTGCCGCTAGCAGGAATTCGTCTTGCGCACCCGATAGCCCACGCAGTCGCAACCGATCCAGTTTGAGGATGCGCTTGAGGTGTGCAAACAGCATCTCAACCTTCTTCCTGTCCTTGCGCGACTGCTTGTAGGCATCAGTAGCAGCGATTGAGCGCGCCACATCGCGTGCGGGCTCGTAGGGACTGCGCTCGATTCTGCGGATCGACATGTTCGGGCAACACTGCGGTTTCAACGCGCAGGCTTGGCAGTCGAAGAGGCTCGCGCGATAGCGGTACGGATTCTTCTGCTTGCTGCGCCATGCTGGTTTCAGCTCCTTGCCGGCAGGACACACGTAGCGGTTGTTCTCTGTATCGAAGACGAAGGCCGATCGCCCGAAGGTCCCGTCGTTGCGTTCCGACTTGTCCCACACAGGAATGTGCGGTGCGATCTTCTTGTTGTTGACCATCCACTCAAGCAACGGCGCCGCGCCGTACGCCATGTCGGCCACCAACCGTTCGGGCTTGAGCTGGAAGCGTCTCTCGACACGGTCGACCATCGTCTAGGTCGACCCCACTTCGGATGTGCGGTGCGCGGGCGTTGCTTCGACGTCCACGATGATTCCGGCGTGCAGATCGATCAGGTAGTTTGTCGAGTACGCATAGAAGGCGGGCCTGCCCGCGGCGGCCGTCCACTGTGATGCGGGGTCGGTCAGCGAGATGTTCTTCGCAGGAGTCGATGGGCCCGGCGGTTCATCTGGCTCGTCCCCCGTCGGAATGTTGTCCTCCAAGGCAGCAAGGTACTCGCGCACAGCGCGGCTTGGCCCATCTCCTTGACTCCATTCGGTGGTGTCGGCTCCCACGCCACCGCGGCCACGTTTGGCGTCGGCCTTGATGATGCTGGCATCCACCGCGAATCCTTCACCGCGCACCAGGCCTTCGGTCATGCAACGCCGCAGCACGCTCTCGAACACATGACGCAGGGCGTCGCTGTCTCGGAAGCGCCCATGCCGATTCTTGGAGAACGTCGAGTGGTCGGGCACCGCGTCGTCCCGACCCAGCCGACAGAACCAGCGGTAGGCCAGGTTCAAGTGGACCTCTTCGCACAGCCGGCGCTCGGAGCGAATGCCAAAACAGTAGCCGACGATGAGCATGCGCATCATCAACTCGGGATCGATCAAGGGCCGACCGGTATGCCTATAAAAAGGCGCGAGGTGATGACGCAGATCGCCGAGATCAAAGAAGCGATCGATGCCTCTCAGCAGGTGGCTTTGCGGAACATGGTCATCAAGGTTGAACGAGTAGAAGAGCTTGTCTTGCACGCCACCTTGATGACCCATCATGTCGATGCACTCCTCTGTGAGATGCGATCAACATAGTCGAGACGGGCGAGAATTCCAGGGAGTTTTTCAACAGAATTGGCCCTAAGCGTCTGTTCACCTAGCATCCCAAAGGCCGACGTCCGGCCGCGCCCAGGCGTTTTCGCGAAGTGGGTTACTCCACCGTTGGTCGCGTGCGCGCGGGCCCCCTACTGTTAGGCCAAGGCACGGTTGCGCCCGATAAGTAAAGAACAGTGCGGGGCTCCACGCTAGCTCGAGTGCCGATGAAGGAGTTGCGCACCGGCGAGAAATCCTTCGAGGATCGCGTGGCGTGGACATCGGTGATTCCGTGCTAGAGAATGAAGCGGTACTGTTTTCCGCCAAAGCGACTGCTGGCAACGATAAGCTCGCACGCATTCAGCGCGTCTTCAGCTGTATCAAATCTGCTCGCAAGACGCAGAGCGATCCATTGCCCATCCGCGGACGGCAACCCGCGCCTGACGCCTGTCGTCTTGGCTCGATGCTCATTCTTCCAGCGCCTTCCGGAGCCCATCTCATACTGGAGAACGTCGGGAAGATCAAAGGTTCTTATGAGCACTCCGGTGGGAGTTTGCAGCAGCACGCAGCATCTGCCGCCTAGGTCGAGCATGAGTTGCTCGATCTCCACCAAGCGCCGCCGCCAGAGTTGATAGGCCTCTTCTTCGATGATTGGATCAGTGATCAAGCAACCCTTATCCAGCCAATGCGAAGGGCACCGATCGAATGGGCGAGCCTGATCAACCCTCGTCAAGCGCGTGAATGGATGGGCAGTGCAATGCTCACGTCCGACGAGTTGGTGACATCGACGCCAATGACCGAACCCGCGTGCGCCTCGGTCCTCTCGCACGCAGTCCTCGCACATGTAGGCGAATGCTCGCGGCGTTGAAAGTCCGTGATAGTGAACGCACCTCGTATCCCACTCACGGTAGCTTTGGGGAAAGCATGTGAACGGGATCATCGAACGCTTCTCGACGTACACCCGAACGCTCTGGTTGTTCAGTTTCGCCAGCACGTGCAAGTCAGGGTACTGGAGGGCTCGTGACGGGCCGTTCAGTTGCAACCTGGTCGCGTCCAAGAACAACCTTACGTTCGGATAGTCGTTCACCAGGCGCAAGCGCCCCGCGTGGCCGGCGGCCACTTCATCTGGAGCGCCTTGACGTTCAGGAGAGCGTCAACGCCGGCCGAACTCATTGTCACATCCCACGGCGGGTGCAGAGGGTGGGCTTCCGACGGACCTTCTTGAAGCAAGCGACGTTGCCCGGCGAGCGAACTGCAGTTTCCGACGAACTTTCGAAATCCTGCGCGGAGCAAAAATGTGCTTGCGTGTCGCGGGTTTAGGTGCGGTTCCTTCGACCATCTTTATTCCTGGGGTTCAGCTGACTGGATCGTTTGAATAGAAGACGCTTCTTACGCAGAGATTCTTGAGTTTCTCGTTCGAATAGAACCCGATTCGCATAGGGCTGGTCGCGAGCCCAAACGTTTGCGGAAGTACATCCGTTCTGCGTCTGGGATGCCCTCTGGCAGCAGGATGGAGCATCCGGAATAAAAAACGCAGGCACCGCCTGGAAGCATGCCTCTACCTGGTCGCAGGATCTGCCGTTCATTGTTTCCGGCGTCGAGGGCCGGCGACACGCGCCACCGGTCCTTCAGGCGCTTGCGCGAGATGCCGACGTAGCGGATCTTCGAGTCGCTGATCTTTCACGGCCAGTGCTGAAAGCACATCGAACGCGAGAGCACGGCGACGTTGATGAAACACAACGGCTTGCATCGACGCATCACGCTGCCGCTTGTGTGCCTCGGATGCCTCCACCGCATGGGCTTCGCGCCTGCGCAGGATTTCACGCAACACTGTGACGGCTTCGCCATCAACACGTGCACTTCAGATCATCGGCTATGCTGCGCAGCGTTACAGAATGTTCAAAGGAAAGCGTGGTTTGGACTGAAGCACAGCCCGTTCAAGCCCTCGCACTGACCGGGGGCGGCTATCGGGGCTTCTCCACGGCTCGGTCGTTGCAGGTGATGGAAGACTCTATCGGCGTGCCGCTTGGCCGGCGATTCGATCTGACCTGCGGCACGTCCATCGGGGGCATCATCGCGTTGGCCATCGCCTTTGAAGTACCGATGCGCGAGGTCGTCGAAGTCTTTGAGAGGTTTGGCGCGACCATCTTTCCGCCACATGCTAAGCCGACCACCGGGCTCCGGAGGCTGCGAGATCTGTTGAAGCACAGCCGCAAGCCGCGCTACGCGACCGCTCGCTTCGCGAAGCAATCACGGCGCTGATCGACAAGGACGCGACTCTGGGTGACGCGCGCAATCCCGTGGCAATCCCGGCCGTGAACGTCACGCAGGGACGGCCACAGGTCTTCAAGACCCGTCACAAGGCCGAGTGGACGAGGGATTGGAAGTACAAGGTGGTCGATGTGGCGCTGGCGACGGCGGCCGCACCGACGTTCTTCGAGCTGGCCGAGGTGGACGGCAACCTCTATGCCGATGGGGGCCTCTTTGCCAATGCACCTGATCTGATCGCATTGCACGAGGCCGAACACTTCTTTCGGGTTCCGCTCGAAGCTGCACGGCTCCTGAGCATCGGGACCACTACGAAGAGCTATTCGCTCTCGTTCAGCGCCGGCCGGCAATTCGGGATCGCCGATTGGATGGAGGATCAGCGCGCATGGTCACATCGCCAACAGTAGCCGCCAGTGCGTCGTCGGAGTGCTCCCGCGGCGCCGCACGGGTCGGAGACAGGCGACGCAGCGGGATGCTGAGGCGACCGCTCGTGTCCTCGCCCATCAACAGTCGGGCCTCAGCTACCGGCTTGTCGAGAAGGGTCTCAACCTGCATCTCCTCGGTGTTCACACGAAGCACGAAGACGCGATTGACGAACTCGAGGGTTCTCGGATTGAAGGAGATGAATCCTTCCAGGCCGCTCTGCGCCGTCGTCTTTACCGAGATGCGCTCATTGTTGAGTCCGACGACGTCGTAGCCCCGCTGATTCACATCGGTGGCCATCTGGCCGTTGGTGATCATCGCGACGTAGAGCTCGCCGATGCGCCCAAAAAGGTGGCGCAGCTCCGTGGCCGGCACGCCCCAGGAGATGTCTCGTTCGAACCAGGCCAGTGCCTCGCCGAGCGACTGGATGAGCTGCATCTGGGAAAGTGCCACTCATGTGCTGCAGACCTTCCC encodes the following:
- a CDS encoding Bug family tripartite tricarboxylate transporter substrate binding protein; the encoded protein is MKNVIKGMAAVAVTAISLAAGAQAWPTKPVKLLVSFPPGAPGDIVARLLQPQLQQALGQPVIVDNRPGAGGNIGALEVARATDGHTFLVGPDTMLTVNPHLYRKLAFKPIEDLVPVTYLARFNQLLACHPSAGVKSLSEFTALAKKAPFNYASGGPGVPGHLAMELLMSETGATLNHVPYRGPAPATQDLLGGVVPCGFLATPVVGPHVRAGKLVALAVSGSKRTASLPNVPTVDEAGIRGYDASFFEIVAAPKGTPGAVVDRLQQEIAKALNNPDTRASLAGADLEVLAWNPADAAKQMRADHEKWGVVNERIRLQLD
- a CDS encoding helix-turn-helix domain-containing protein, yielding MPTEEMVRSVTRAMQVLRVLQRLGKATLADVQRETGLPKATLLRLMRTLEQERAVWRAEGDGLWRPAVEFVPTRILTLQHQQLIAAAMPALEALRALVVWPSDLAVKDGVCMRLLETTRRNSGLAVNRDEIGHTIDLLRSAVGRAYVAHCPSDERVRLARQLGRRLHVGAESVAREMELIRQSVHKKGYAERDSSFGGHDEAIERFDDQLSAIAVPVMHGARVIACINVVWLKRFDARGDVVARHLKQLQGAASNIAANWASRQRVV
- a CDS encoding patatin-like phospholipase family protein, whose product is MGDARNPVAIPAVNVTQGRPQVFKTRHKAEWTRDWKYKVVDVALATAAAPTFFELAEVDGNLYADGGLFANAPDLIALHEAEHFFRVPLEAARLLSIGTTTKSYSLSFSAGRQFGIADWMEDQRAWSHRQQ
- a CDS encoding alkaline phosphatase family protein, yielding MEAIVVRNILFIMADQLRWDYLSCAGHPTLQTPNIDALASRGVRFSNAFVQGPVCGASRMSTYTGRYVSSHGSAWNFVPLSVGQKTLGDHLRPHGIRCAVVGKTHVEPDVDGACRLGVDTTKQPGSLAMEGGFDPYERDDGIWPPGFKVEGNRYCDYLRAQGYEGDNPWHDHANSALDADGNILSGWEMRWADRPARVEEIHSETPYMTRRAMDFIIEQGDNPWVLHLSYIKPHWPYVAPAPYHAMYTAAEVLAPVRSDRERVDAHPVVHGFRQTDPSLSFSRDEVRATVIPTYMGLIKQLDDQLGQLFAFLRDRGIDRDTLIVFTSDHGDYLGDHWLGEKELFHDTIVKVPMIVVDPRAEADATRGTTIDALVEAIDLVPTFLDALGLPGAPEWLEGVSLQPLLQGRAQTPTRDTIFSENSYAFRDVVRLPVHRPVDGCQMTMVRTERWKYIHYEGLRPQLFDLQSDPDEFDDLGTDPAHAAVREEMAERMFAWLRQRKRFPTISHGDIERWNRCEVETGIQIGMW
- a CDS encoding DUF6998 domain-containing protein, coding for MQLIQSLGEALAWFERDISWGVPATELRHLFGRIGELYVAMITNGQMATDVNQRGYDVVGLNNERISVKTTAQSGLEGFISFNPRTLEFVNRVFVLRVNTEEMQVETLLDKPVAEARLLMGEDTSGRLSIPLRRLSPTRAAPREHSDDALAATVGDVTMRADPPSNRRSRIAGRR
- a CDS encoding patatin-like phospholipase family protein, which translates into the protein MLRSVTECSKESVVWTEAQPVQALALTGGGYRGFSTARSLQVMEDSIGVPLGRRFDLTCGTSIGGIIALAIAFEVPMREVVEVFERFGATIFPPHAKPTTGLRRLRDLLKHSRKPRYATARFAKQSRR